From Gouania willdenowi chromosome 18, fGouWil2.1, whole genome shotgun sequence, one genomic window encodes:
- the LOC114480478 gene encoding putative ferric-chelate reductase 1 → MTMTVAPTIAVYETVVTIEKGITKVAPTLTENESVAPTETTTVASTETTTVAPSLALNESAAPTPSGNVTAVAVTPTPAVVATMALTSITAVPLMESVNWDGCSVTRLCVHEPPGCDPSSNARCLFMSAEQQIGRNFSIDLSGHSIGYIAATFSTDDSLGGHDVTYICAADGSTVVFITATLHNDFLILTLSEMSNGKGRVDGNKIQCSFSVVLPESIMRVNNLAAALHTGSYNATSGALGTPNTAIMTNQVDFTNPNTTVTNMLTSNSTTATPTTTSSYAPTLHHSLLQTLLVTLAVLGLAML, encoded by the exons ATGACAatgacagtagcaccaacaatagcGGTGTATGAAACAGTAGTAACAATTGAGAAAGGAATTACAAAAGTAGCGCCAACACTCACTGAAAATGAAtcagtagcaccaactgagactACGACGGTAGCATCAACtgagactacgacagtagccCCATCATTAGCGTTGAATGAATCGGCAGCCCCAACGCCCTCAGGGAATGTTACTGCTGTTGCTGTAACTCCAACTCCGGCAGTAGTGGCAACAATGGCACTGACCAGCATCACAGCAGTGCCTCTCATG GAAAGTGTAAACTGGGACGGCTGTTCAGTAACTCGACTTTGTGTACATGAGCCACCCGGCTGTGACCCCAGTTCAAATGCAAGATGTTTGTTCATGTCCGCTGAACAACAGATTGGCCGAAACTTTTCAATTGACCTTTCAGGGCATTCAATCGGCTACATTGCTGCTACATTTTCTACTGACGACTCTCTG GGAGGTCACGACGTGACCTACATATGTGCAGCTGATGGCAGTACAGTGGTGTTTATCACTGCAACACTTCATAATGACTTCTTGATATTGACACTG TCAGAAATGTCCAACGGGAAGGGCAGAGTAGATGGAAACAAGATCCAGTGcagcttttctgttgttttgcccGAATCAATAATGAGAGTTAACAACCTGGCAGCTGCACTCCACACTGGAAGTTATAACGCAA CCTCTGGTGCACTGGGAACCCCTAATACAGCGATCATGACCAACCAGGTCGACTTTACTAATCCTAACACCACCGTCACCAATATGCTCACTAGCAACTCCACAACAGCTACCCCAACAACAACCTCAAGTTACGCACCCACCCTCCATCACTCACTGCTGCAAA CTCTGCTGGTGACTCTGGCAGTTTTGGGTCTGGCAATGCTGTGA